In Oncorhynchus keta strain PuntledgeMale-10-30-2019 chromosome 19, Oket_V2, whole genome shotgun sequence, a single genomic region encodes these proteins:
- the LOC118398587 gene encoding adenylosuccinate synthetase isozyme 1 A isoform X2 gives MPGNGVVIHLPGLLEEAGKNEKKGLKDWEKRLIISDRAHIVFDFHQAVDGLQDVQRQAQDGINIGTTKKGIGPTYSSKASRTGLRICDLLDDFKDFSTRFKNLAQQYQAMFPTLVVDVDGQLNKLKEYAERIRPMVRDGVYFMYDAINGPPKKILVEGANAALLDIDFGTYPFVTSSNCTVGGVCTGLGIPPLNIGDVYGVVKAYTTRVGIGAFPTEQLNEVGELLQTRGHEVGVTTGRKRRCGWLDLVILRYANMINGFTAFALTKLDILDVMDEIKVGVSYKLKGKKIPYFPANMDVLQKVEVEYEKLPGWKSDTSACRKWEDLPGKAQNYIHFVENHVGVPIKWVGVGKARESMIQMF, from the exons GCAATGGTGTGGTCATTCATCTGCCAGGCTTGTTAGAAGAAGCGGGAAAAAATGAAAAGAAAG GCCTTAAAGACTGGGAGAAGAGATTGATCATCTCAGACAGGGCCCACATTG TGTTTGACTTCCACCAGGCAGTCGACGGGCTCCAGGATGTACAGAGACAAGCACAGGACGGGATAAA TATTGGAACCACAAAGAAAGGCATCGGACCGACCTACTCTAGCAAAGCGTCACGTACGGGGCTGCGTATCTGTGACCTCCTAGATGATTTCAAAGACTTTTCTACGAG GTTCAAGAACCTTGCTCAGCAGTACCAGGCCATGTTCCCCACACTGGTGGTAGATGTTGACGGTCAGCTGAACAAATTAAAG GAGTATGCTGAGCGGATAAGACCCATGGTGCGAGACGGTGTCTATTTCATGTACGACGCTATTAATGGACCCCCTAAGAAGATTCTGGTGGAGGGCGCGAACGCTGCCCTGCTTGACATTGACTTTG GTACATACCCATTTGTGACATCATCAAACTGCACCGTGGGTGGTGTGTGTACAGGACTGGGCATCCCCCCTCTGAACATTGGTGATGTGTACGGGGTGGTGAAGGCCTACACCACTAGGGTGGGCATCGGGGCGTTCCCCACAGAACAACTCAAT GAGGTTGGGGAGCTGCTGCAGACGCGGGGCCATGAGGTGGGCGTGACCACAGGGAGGAAACGACGCTGTGGTTGGCTGGATCTGGTCATCCTGCGTTACGCCAATATGATAAACGGCTTCACGGC GTTTGCATTAACCAAACTTGATATCCTTGATGTGATGGATGAAATCAAAGTGGGAGTGTCTTATAAACTCAAGGGCAAAAAGATTCCCTATTTTCCAG CTAACATGGACGTCCTGCAGAAAGTGGAGGTGGAGTACGAGAAACTGCCTGGCTGGAAGAGTGACACCTCAGCCTGTAGGAAGTGGGAAGATCTGCCAGGCAAAGCCCAGAACTACATTCACTTTGTGGAGAACCACGTTGGTGTACCCA TCAAATGGGTTGGAGTGGGCAAGGCCAGGGAGTCTATGATCCAGATGTTCTAG
- the LOC118398587 gene encoding adenylosuccinate synthetase isozyme 1 A isoform X3: MFPTLVVDVDGQLNKLKEYAERIRPMVRDGVYFMYDAINGPPKKILVEGANAALLDIDFGTYPFVTSSNCTVGGVCTGLGIPPLNIGDVYGVVKAYTTRVGIGAFPTEQLNEVGELLQTRGHEVGVTTGRKRRCGWLDLVILRYANMINGFTAFALTKLDILDVMDEIKVGVSYKLKGKKIPYFPANMDVLQKVEVEYEKLPGWKSDTSACRKWEDLPGKAQNYIHFVENHVGVPIKWVGVGKARESMIQMF; encoded by the exons ATGTTCCCCACACTGGTGGTAGATGTTGACGGTCAGCTGAACAAATTAAAG GAGTATGCTGAGCGGATAAGACCCATGGTGCGAGACGGTGTCTATTTCATGTACGACGCTATTAATGGACCCCCTAAGAAGATTCTGGTGGAGGGCGCGAACGCTGCCCTGCTTGACATTGACTTTG GTACATACCCATTTGTGACATCATCAAACTGCACCGTGGGTGGTGTGTGTACAGGACTGGGCATCCCCCCTCTGAACATTGGTGATGTGTACGGGGTGGTGAAGGCCTACACCACTAGGGTGGGCATCGGGGCGTTCCCCACAGAACAACTCAAT GAGGTTGGGGAGCTGCTGCAGACGCGGGGCCATGAGGTGGGCGTGACCACAGGGAGGAAACGACGCTGTGGTTGGCTGGATCTGGTCATCCTGCGTTACGCCAATATGATAAACGGCTTCACGGC GTTTGCATTAACCAAACTTGATATCCTTGATGTGATGGATGAAATCAAAGTGGGAGTGTCTTATAAACTCAAGGGCAAAAAGATTCCCTATTTTCCAG CTAACATGGACGTCCTGCAGAAAGTGGAGGTGGAGTACGAGAAACTGCCTGGCTGGAAGAGTGACACCTCAGCCTGTAGGAAGTGGGAAGATCTGCCAGGCAAAGCCCAGAACTACATTCACTTTGTGGAGAACCACGTTGGTGTACCCA TCAAATGGGTTGGAGTGGGCAAGGCCAGGGAGTCTATGATCCAGATGTTCTAG